The following DNA comes from candidate division KSB1 bacterium.
TTTTTGGGATTTGATCCATCAGATGGCGCAGCAGGGCAGGACGATTTTCGTGACGACGCATTACATGGACGAGGCCGAATATTGCAACCGGGTGTCGATCATGTATCAAGGTGAGATCATCGCGCTCGGCTCACCGCAAGAGCTGAAGCGGAAATTCGGCAAAGCCTCGATGCAGGAGGTGTTTATTCATTTGGTCGATCGTTAAGTCTCGTACTCATACTCAATAGCGAGTAAGAGTAAGAGTCGATAGGAGAAAAAGTGTCATCCCGCATCATTCCCATCATCCGCAAAGAGTTCATCCACATCCGGCGCGATTTTCGGACACTGATCATTATTTTTGTGATGCCGGTGGTCCAGCTATTAATGTTCGGCTATGCCATCAATATGGAAATTCAAAATATTGACCTGGCGGTGATCGATCACTCGAACACGCCGGCAAGTCGCGATCTCGTGCGCGCATTTCAAGGCAGCCGTTTTTTTACGGCAATTGATTTTGATGGCGGCGAATCTGCCATTGAGCAGCTTTTTCAACAACGCCTGGCAAAAGCGGCGCTGATTATTCCGCCCGATTTTGCGCCGGCGATCAACGGGCCGCTGCCGGTCTCGGTGCAAGTGTTGATCGACGCCGGCGATTCCAATACGGCGCAGTTGATTCAAAACTATGTCAACGGCGTTCTGCAAATTTACAATGCGGAACGAGGTGTGACCGCGCCGTTCGAGGCGCGCACGACGATTCGATACAACCCCAGCCTGAAAAGCGCGTATTTTTTCGTTCCCGGCCTGGTGGCGTTGATTCTCATGATGATCTCGGCGCTGCTCACCAGTCTCACGATTGCGCGCGAAAAAGAAACCGGCACGATGGAGCAAATTCTGGTGTCGCCGATTCGCCCGCTTGAAATCATCATCGGCAAAGTGGTGCCGTACATTTTCCTGGCGTTTGCGGACGGCATTCTGATTTTGCTGGTGGCGCGCTTTTGGTTCAAGGTGCCGGTGACCGGCCATCTCGCCTTGATTTTGTTGGCATGTTTGCTGTATGTGTGCGTGGCGCTGGCCTTCGGTTTGTTGATTTCCACCCGCGCGCGCACGCAGCAGGTGGCGATGATGGGCGCGTTGATGGGAACGATGCTGCCGACCGTCATGCTTTCCGGTTTTATTTTTCCGATTGCTTCGATGCCGAAAGTATTGCAGTTTGTGACGTATATCATTCCGGCAAGATATTTTCTCCCGGTCATTCGCGGCGTGATGTTGAAGGGCAACACGATTTTCCATCTTTGGCTGCCGCTCGGCGTGCTGGTTTTGATGGGAATTGTATTTTTGGCGATCAGCGCGAAGCGATTCAAGATGAGGCTCGAAGTGTAAATAGTCCGAAGTTCGGGGTCCGAAGCCGTTTGACCTCGGACTTCGGACCAAATCGACCAAAAATCATGCAACGAATTTTATATTTGCTCCAAAAAGAATTTCGCCAGGTTTTTCGCGACCGCATGATGGTGGCGATCATGTTCGTGGCGCCGGTGATTCAGATGCTGTTGCTGGGCTCGGTGATGACCACAGATGTGAAGAATGTCAAACTCTTGATTTATGATGCGGACAAAAGTTTTGCCAGCCGCGAGCTTGGTCGAAAATTCATGAACAATCCTTATTTCGATTTTATCGGCTACACCGAAAGCGCAGCGGCTATTCATGAGGCCCTGGACAAATGGCAGGCGCAAATCGGATTGTTGATCAAACCGCATTTTGGCCGCGATCTCGAGCGCGGGCTGCGGCCGGAAGTGCAGCTTGTTGCCGACGGCCTCGACGGCAACACCGCCGGCATCGCCCTGGGTTACGCGCAAGGCATTTTGACCTCTTTCGCGCCAGACGTCGCAGCCATTCAGCCGGTCAAGGCTCTGCTGGTCAACGAAACACGTTTGTGGTACAATTTGAATTTGGAGAGCAAACATTACATGGTCCCCGGTCTCATCGGGTTGCTGGCCACAATCGTGACGATGTTTTTGACTTCGATGGGACTCGTGCGCGAAAAAGAGATTGGCACGCTGGAGCAATTGATGGTGACGCCGATCCGGCGCGCCGAGCTGATCATTGGCAAGATTTTGCCGTTTGTGATCATTGGTTTTGTCGAGATCAATGTCATGTTCGGCGTGGCTTTTCTGGTTTTCAAGCTCAAATTGGCGGGAAGCTACTTTTTATTTTTGGGCGTGTCATTAGTTTATTTCATGACGGCGCTCGGCCTCGGCATTTTCATTTCGACGCTGGCGGAAACCCAGCAGCAGGCGATGTTCATTTCGTGGTTCTTCATGATCTTTTTGATGCTGATGTCGGGCTTTCTCACGCCGGTCGCCAACATGCCGGAGGCCTGGCAAAAAGTGACGTATCTCAACCCGTTGCGCTATTATGTCAATCTCCTGCGCGAGATTTTTTTGAAAGCGACGCCGCTCGAATTTCTGTGGAACGAGATCCTTCCGCTGGCGGTTTTCGGCTTGCTCATTTTTGTTGCGAGTGCAATGAAGTTTCATAAGCGCGTGAATTGAGCAGGAAATAAAAACTCACCGCTGCTTGTAGAGCTTCTTGTACGTGGCGTGAATTTTTCTCCACTTTTCTCTTTGAAGCAGCTCGGCAACCTTGTCTTCTTTGCGATGGAGATACGCGATCTCTTTTTGCAGCTTGAGATAGCTTTCGAAGCGATCCGGAGCGAGCGCGCCGTCTTGCAAAGCTTGCTGCACGGCGCAATCCGGTTCCACGCCGTGCCGGCAATCGCGAAAGCGGCATTGTTGCGCCAACTCGGTGATGTCATCAAACGCCTCCTTGATGCCGTCGTCACCGCCCCAAAGCTGCAGCTCGCGCATGCCCGGCGTGTCCATCAGCAAACCGCCGGAGGGCAGCAGAATCAACTCGCGGCGCGCCGTGGTGTGCCGGCCGCGATCATCATTCTCGCGCACTTCCTGCGTTTTCAAAATTTCTTTGCCGAGCAAATGATTAATGATCGTCGATTTGCCGACGCCGGAGGAGCCGAGCAGCGCGCCGGTCTTTCCTTTTTTTATATGCGACAACAATTCATCCAAGCCTTGATCGTTCAGGGCGCTCATCACCACAATCGGCACGCCGAGTGCGATGGAATCCACCTCCTGCATCACCTCAGCGATGTCATGGCACAAATCGACTTTATTCAGCACGATCACCGGATTGGCGCCGCTTTCCCAGGCCACGACGAGATAGCGCTCCATCCGCCGCAGATTATAATCGCCATCCAATCCCGCAACTAAAAACACCGTATCGATGTTCGCCGCGACGATCTGCTCCTCGTTTTTCTTGCCGGCGGCTTTGCGCGAGAATTTGCTTTTGCGCGGCAGAATGCCGTAAATCGTTGCCATGCCTTCTTCGCGCGGGCGCATGATCACCCAATCGCCCACAACCGGCAAATCATCCTTGCTCCTTGCTTCATATTGCATCTTGCCCGTCGTCTCCGCGCGCCGCTCGCCGTTCTCCGTGTAAAGCTCATATTGCGTCTTGTGCTGCACCATCACCCGCCCGGCGCTGTAACCTTGCTCAGCGAATGGTGCGAAGCTGTTGGCAAAGAATTCATTCCAGCCGAAAGATTCCAAGCTTTGCATGGGGATCAGTTTTTATTTTTTCCTGGGGCGCAATATCCACGCCTGCGGATGAGGCGCGAAGCCAACGTCATCGTAAAACGTAATTCGTAAAAAGTAAAATTACGAATTACGTTTTACGTTTCACAACCCGATTTACTCCGGCCCGATCATTCTCTCCGGCCGCACGGCCTGGTCGAATTTTTCGCCGGTCAAAATGCCGAGCGCAACCGCCGCCTCGCGCAACGTGAGATTTTCTTTGTGCGCCTTCCTGGCAATTTTGGCCGCGTTGTCGTAGCCGACATGCGGATTCAGCGCCGTCACCAGCATCAGCGAATTTTGCAAATGTTTCTTGATGTTGGCCTCGTTCGCCTCGATGCCAACAGCGCAATGCTCGTTGAACATCTCGCAGGCGTCGGCGATCAGCCGAATGGATTGCAGCAAATTATAAATGATCACCGGCTTGAAGACATTCAGCTCGAAATTGCCCGAGGCGCCGCCGACGCTGATGGTGACATCGTTGCCGATGACTTGCGCCGCCACCATCGTCATGGCTTCGGATTGCGTCGGATTGACCTTGCCCGGCATGATCGAGCTGCCCGGCTCATTTTCCGGAATCGTCAGCTCGCCGAGGCCGCAGCGCGGGCCGGAGGCCAGCCAGCGAATGTCGTTGGCGATTTTCATCAACGAGCACGCCAGGGTTTTCAGCGCGCCGCTGGTCATCACCATCGCGTCATGCGCCGCCAGCGCTTCGAATTTGTTTTCGGCGCTGACGAACGGATAGCCGGTCAGCTCGGCAATCTTCGCCGCGGATTTCACAGCGAATTGCGGATGCGTGTTCAGACCCGTGCCGACTGCCGTGCCGCCGAGCGCCAGCTCGTACAGATGCGGCAAAACCATTTCGATACGTTTCAGGCCGTGATCGAGCTGCGTGACGTAACCGGAAAATTCCTGTCCGAGTGTGAGCGGCACGGCGTCCATCAAATGCGTGCGGCCGATTTTGATGATGTTTTTGAACGCCTCGGCTTTTTGCGCCAGCGTGTCGCGCAGTTGCGTGACCATCGGAATCAGCCGGCGATGGATTTCGTGCACCGCCGCGATGTGCATGGCCGCCGGAAACGTGTCATTCGACGATTGCGCTTTGTTGACGTCGTCGTTCGGGTGAATCGGCTTCTTGCTGCCCATTTTCCCGCCGGCCATTTCGATCGCGCGATTCGAGATCACCTCGTTGGCGTTCATGTTGGTTTGCGTGCCGCTGCCGGTCTGCCAAACCACGAGCGGAAAATGATCATCGAGTTTTCCCGAGATCACTTCATCAGCGGCTTTGACGATGAGATCGGCTTTTTCCGCCGGCAAAAGCCCGAGCTCTTTGTTCACCAGCGCCGCGGCTTTTTTGAGAATGCCGAAGGCCCAAATCATCTCGCGCGGAAAGCGCTCGCCGCCGATCTTGAAATGAATCAACGACCGCGCCGTCTGCGCGCCGTAATAACGATCCTCCGGTACTTGAATTTCTCCCATGCTGTCGGTTTCGAGGCGATATTGCATGATTGTGCTCTCCTCAAGAAATATGATAAAAAGATCACGAACAAAATTCATAACGGTTTATTGCTGCGGCGCGTTGCCATTGCTTCGCCGCGGCAATGAAACCACGAATTCATTTCCTTCCAATTTAAACGTCGGCTCCAGCCCCGTTGCTTGGCGAGTCAATCGAATGATGCGTGGAATGCCGCTGCCCACATCGGTGACCAAACCGACGCGCAAAAGCATGGTGTAGATCATCGGATTGCGCAGCACATGGATGCCATAACTGAGATTTTCCAGGGTCACCGTATTCAGCATCTGGCCGGGAGAGCGAAATTCGAGGCGATCATCATAAACGATCACGCGGATGGGCGCGGAAATCGTATAATCGCGGTGCGCGATGGCATTGACCAGTATTTCCCGCAATACTTCCTGTGGAAATTCCGGTTTAACTTCCGGCTCCAAACCCTTGATGTGGTGCGGACGCGGCAGGTGGATGTAGAGAAAACGCAACGTGTCTTCGATCATGGTTAATAAACGCCCCTGGATGCGTTTTTGATCAAGCGGGACATTGGCGATTTCAGTTCCAGGAATGCGCAACGCCGAAATATATGTCGTGGGCAAAAAATATTGTGGGCTTCTAGCCAAAAATAAAACTCCAGCCAGCGTTAGACGAACGCCGCTATTGGTTGCGCACGATAAATGCCAGTTGCGCAACACTCTTTCAGTCTCGATGCTTTCCACATCAAAACCATGGCTTTTGATGAGCTCCAATAAATCCTGGAGAGCCTGGGCTTCCACGTCGCTTACAGAGGCGGCAAACACAGGAGATTCGTCGTAATAGAGGCTCTCCGTCGCCTGAAACAAGCGCAGTAATTCTTCACGCGAAGCCTGCTGGCGTCCCGATGTGGTGCGCACAAAATAGACGCCTCGGTTCGTTCGATACGGGCGCTGGTCGCCCTTCGGAATGTGAACGATGAGAACAAGCCGCCCTTGCTCATCCAGCACCGTCTCTTGAATGATGGTCGCTGGAGGCGCAATGTTGTTGCGGGCGACATTGTCTATTGATTGACTGATCCGGTCGCGTTCATTTTGATCGATACCGACGATTTGGCCGTTGTTATCCACGCCGACGAAAATTTGTCCTCCGTCGGTATTCGCCAGCGCAACGATCGCCGCAGCCAGATCATCGGCGTGAACCGGCCATTGCTTTAATTCTGTGTGAAGGTTTTCGCCTTGTTCCAGCCGAGCTTTTAGTTCCATAAAATTCATGGCATTCTTCTCGTATGATTTGGCAAAATGGCTTTGGTGCTTTAAATATCCGTTGTTTTCAAAATTATTTGTTGGTGGCTTTTCAAATATAGCGTATTCTATTCTCACGAGCAACATGGTTAGAAAATCTTTTTGCAACTTGCCCCAAAAGCGAGAAGAAAAGCTCACTTAAGCGCTCGCCGCCGATCTTGAAATGAATCAACGACCGCGCCGTCTGCGCGCCGTCATAACGATCCTCCGGTACTTGAATTGCTCCCATGCTGTCGGTTTCAATGCGGTAGGACATATTTGTTCTCCTCGATTTTATAATTGAAATTGACCGGTATCATGTCGCACGCGGCTTGCACATCGCCGGGCGAGGCAACGACGAACTTCAGAATCATAAGTAATCCGCATGATTTCATCTCTTCGCGGGCAGGTACCGAAAGGCGAATTGGTTTCATGATTCATTCTAAAAATATACTTCGAAGTAAGATACTTTAGAGTATCTTAAGAAGCAAGTCAAATTCAAATCATAAAGTAAGCGCCTTGGGCCTAAGGCTTCGAGGAAAGGGGGGAGGCGGAATAATTATCCGGGTAAGCAACTGTCGTATGGAACGCAACAGACAAAGTCAAAAAATTTTAAACAAAATCATTCAAAAATCATTTTGCCATCAAGTTATTTTGCCTTATTTTGAATAAGAGAATCGGACAATCTTCATCGTCTTATCCCGGAAAACTATCATGACCCCGAAGATTTTTTCACAACACCAGGGCACAAAGTTCACAAGGGTTTTTCTTTCTGGCCTTGGTGTCCCGAGGATGGGGATAAATTTCGTTTTCGGCCAAGGCCGGGTTGTGCGCCATGTCATCATCATTCTCTCATTGCAGTTTCCGGCTTTTGCCGCCGCGCAGAGCCAGCCGCAAATCGTCTTTCGCGGCATCATGTTGGACGAGGTCATCGGAACCGCCAGGCTCTCACAGCCGCTCGGCATGGACATTGATCCCGACGGCAATATTTATCTTGCCGACACCGGCAACAACCGCATTTTAAAATTCAACCGGCGCGGCGAGCTGCGGCGCGAAGCCGGCGGCTTTGGTTTCGACAAGCAACAGTTCGACCGGCCCGTCGATATTTGGGCGGGGAACGGTTTGGAGGTTTTCGTTGTTGATTACAATAACCAGCGTCTGGAGCGCTACGATAAGGATCTGAATTATATCGCGTCGTATTATTCCGATGAAGTGCAGCCGGCGCCGCTGCAATTCGGCTATCCGGCGGCGGTGGGATTTTCGGCAAACGGCGAGATTTTTCTCGCCGATCACGAATTCAACCGCGTGCTGCGCATCGATTCCTTTGGCAAGCCCAAGTCGAGCTTCGGCGATTTCAACTGGGGCGAAGGCCGGCTGGCGCGTCCGGCAAAAATTTTGTTGGCCGCGCGCCAAAAAATTTTTGTGAGCGATTCCACCGCCGAGGCGATTGTGGAGTTTGATGATTACGGCAATTTTGTGCGGCGGCTCGGCGAAGGCGTGCTGCGCGATCCGGCGGGCATGGCGATGCTAGGGGCAAATCGCAGGGGGCAAAAGAGTGAGGGGCTGTTGTTGGCGGCGGATCGAGGGAATCATCGGATCGTTTGCTTTGGCAACGACGGCGAAAAAATTTTTGATTTTGGCAGGCGCGGCCGCGCGCCGGGAGAATTTTCTTTTCCGGCGGATGTCGCGGTTCAGGGCAACCGCATTTTTGTTTTGGACACCGGCAACAATCGCCTGCAGGTTTTTGAATTGCAATCGAAGTAAGAATAGTTTTGTCGTAGTGCCTTGGCACCAATTTGATGATGTGCAAAAATTTTTTTTGGTTTTCATATAGTTTGCGCCTGACGGCGCTACTACAAACACCGCCTTTATCCGTTGGGATAATCATTTTGAGTCTTGCCACTGATATTGCAGCGCAACATATATCTTCCCCCCGTTATCCGTTTTCACTCGTTGACCGCCGTCTCGCCTTCGCCGTCCCAGTGGATTCCGTGACCATTACTCTGCCCGACAGTTTCATCATCGCCAATTCCGAGACGCTGCGATTGGGCAAAACGATTCTGCGGCGAGGCGGGGATTATCAAATCGATTATCGCCGTTCACAATTGCATTGGCGAAAAATGGCAACGGCGTCCGGCGATTCGCTGATTTTGACCTATCGCGTTTTGCCCATTTCGCTGCCCAAACAATTGGCGATTTTCCAATTATCCCAACCGGCAAAAACGGATTCGGTATTGCCGATCAGCAATCTCGTCACCGAGACGCGCCAGGACAATCTTTCCCCGAGCCGCGACGGCTTCGGCGCGAATCTTTCCAAAAGCGGCAGCTTGACGCGCGGGGTGAGTGTCGGCACCGACCAGGGCTTGAAAGTCGATTCCGGTTTGCGCTTGCAGCTTGCCGGAAAACTCTCCGACAAAACCGAAGTGATTGCCTCGCTCACCGATCAAAGCACGCCGATTCAGCCCGAGGGCAACACGCAAACGCTGAGCGAGATCGACAAAGTTTTCGTGCAGCTCAAGAGCGAGCGCTTCGAGGCGACGCTGGGCGATTTTCAAATCGAGTACGGCGGCAGCGAGTTTTCACGCTACAGCCGCAAGCTGCAAGGCGCGAAAATCGCGGTTGGCAACGATGAGCAGCCTTCAAATTTTCAGTTGCAACTTTCCGCCGCCGTTTCTCGCGGTAAATTTACAACAAATCAATTCAACGGCATCGAAGGCAGGCAGGGCCCGTATCAATTGCAAGGCGACCGCGGCCAAATCGATATCTTGATTTTGGCAGGAACCGAGCGCGTGTGGATCGACGGCCAGCTCATGACGCGCGGCGAAAACAATGATTACATCATCGAGTATTCGAATGGACAAATCACCTTCACGCGCAAGCGCCTCATCACCAGCGACTCGCGCATCACCGTCGATTTTCAATTTTCCGACGAACGCTTTCGCAGGAATCTTTACAGCGCCCAGGGCCTGATGACCGGCTTCAATGAAAAAGTCAAATGGCAAACCACGCTGCTGCGCGAAGGCGACGACCGCGACAATCCGCTGGGATTTACGCTCACGCCGCAGGATCGCGATTTGCTTGCCGCCGCCGGTGACGGTCTGGCGCAGCGCGATGGCCGGCGCTTCGTCGGGCGCGGCAAGGGAAATTATATTCGAATTTTTGCCCAAGGCGATTCGATTTGGATTTACACCGGCCCGGATTCGAGCGGCGATCACGAGGTGAGATTTTCCGATCTCGGTGAAGGCCGTGGCGATTACGCCTATCGCGGCTTTGGCAACTTCGCTTACGTTGGCAAAAACAATGGCCGCTACGCGCCGGTGGTTCTGCTCACGCCGGCGCAACGCCAGGAGCTTTTGGATTCGCGCCTCGAAGTGGCACCGTGGCGCGGCGTGGCATTCATCAACGAGTTTGCCGTCAGCCAGCTTGATCGCAATCTTTATTCGAATCGCGACGACGGCGACAACGCCGGCCGCGCCGTGCTTTCGACACTGCGAATCGAGCCGCAATTCACCAAACTCGGGCGCTTGAATCTGCAGGCGCGATTTCGCAAAAAGGATTCGCGTTATCGTGACATCGACCGCACCGACGTCGTTGAGTTCAATCGCCGCTGGAATTTGGCGGATGAGAAGATCATAACTGCAGAAGAAATGATCGAATCGTCGGCGGTGTATTCGCCCTCGAGCGGCTGGAATCTGCGCGGTGGCTACGGCAAATTGATTCGCGGCTCGTCTTCCGGCCGCTGGGAAACCGGAATGGATTTCAAGCGCGCCAGCCTGCCGGAGCTGCAATATCATCTCGAAAACATTACCCGGCGCGAAGCGGCAAAAACCACGGATTCAAAATGGCGGCGCCAGCGCGGCTCGGCGGTTTATTCGTTTTGGAAATTGAAACCGCAATTCGGTTATGAAGGAGAAGATCGCCGCGAAACTTTGGCGGATACGGCATCCGGTTTTCGTTTCAACAGCTACACCGCCGGCCTCGAAGCGCAGTTTTGGCGCCGGCTGAAATTGGCGGCGGCGTTCAACCAGCGCGATGACAACGCGCGGCTTCGCAACGGCTTTGCGCGCAAAGCTACGGCGTACACGCAAAATTATGCGCTCACGCTCGAACGCTGGAAGGCGCTGGCGGCGGATATTTCCTTCACGCATCGCCAGCGCCGCCTGGAGCTGCCGCAACCGGATCGCATTCGCGCCGATCTCGCCGACGTGCGCATTCGGTTCGCGCCGTATCAACGCGCCATTGACACCGATTGGCAATATCAGATCACCAACACGCAAACCGCCAAACAGGAGCGCGTCTTTATCAAAGGGCGCCAGGGCGAGGGCAATTATCGCTTCGACGCCAATCTGAATGAGTACATTCCGGATTTGTTCGGTGACCATGTTTTGCGGGTGATTCCCTCCGAAAATTTTGTGCCCGTCGTCGAATTGCGCGGCCGCAGCAACATCCGCGTTAATTTTGCGAATCTTTTTCGTTTCACTTCTCCTGCAAAAGAAAAAAAGGAGGACGAGGCAAAAGGCTGGAAAGATTATCTCAAAGCCGTGACGA
Coding sequences within:
- a CDS encoding ABC transporter permease yields the protein MSSRIIPIIRKEFIHIRRDFRTLIIIFVMPVVQLLMFGYAINMEIQNIDLAVIDHSNTPASRDLVRAFQGSRFFTAIDFDGGESAIEQLFQQRLAKAALIIPPDFAPAINGPLPVSVQVLIDAGDSNTAQLIQNYVNGVLQIYNAERGVTAPFEARTTIRYNPSLKSAYFFVPGLVALILMMISALLTSLTIAREKETGTMEQILVSPIRPLEIIIGKVVPYIFLAFADGILILLVARFWFKVPVTGHLALILLACLLYVCVALAFGLLISTRARTQQVAMMGALMGTMLPTVMLSGFIFPIASMPKVLQFVTYIIPARYFLPVIRGVMLKGNTIFHLWLPLGVLVLMGIVFLAISAKRFKMRLEV
- the rsgA gene encoding ribosome small subunit-dependent GTPase A; translated protein: MQSLESFGWNEFFANSFAPFAEQGYSAGRVMVQHKTQYELYTENGERRAETTGKMQYEARSKDDLPVVGDWVIMRPREEGMATIYGILPRKSKFSRKAAGKKNEEQIVAANIDTVFLVAGLDGDYNLRRMERYLVVAWESGANPVIVLNKVDLCHDIAEVMQEVDSIALGVPIVVMSALNDQGLDELLSHIKKGKTGALLGSSGVGKSTIINHLLGKEILKTQEVRENDDRGRHTTARRELILLPSGGLLMDTPGMRELQLWGGDDGIKEAFDDITELAQQCRFRDCRHGVEPDCAVQQALQDGALAPDRFESYLKLQKEIAYLHRKEDKVAELLQREKWRKIHATYKKLYKQR
- a CDS encoding NHL repeat-containing protein, with the translated sequence MGINFVFGQGRVVRHVIIILSLQFPAFAAAQSQPQIVFRGIMLDEVIGTARLSQPLGMDIDPDGNIYLADTGNNRILKFNRRGELRREAGGFGFDKQQFDRPVDIWAGNGLEVFVVDYNNQRLERYDKDLNYIASYYSDEVQPAPLQFGYPAAVGFSANGEIFLADHEFNRVLRIDSFGKPKSSFGDFNWGEGRLARPAKILLAARQKIFVSDSTAEAIVEFDDYGNFVRRLGEGVLRDPAGMAMLGANRRGQKSEGLLLAADRGNHRIVCFGNDGEKIFDFGRRGRAPGEFSFPADVAVQGNRIFVLDTGNNRLQVFELQSK
- the fumC gene encoding class II fumarate hydratase — its product is MQYRLETDSMGEIQVPEDRYYGAQTARSLIHFKIGGERFPREMIWAFGILKKAAALVNKELGLLPAEKADLIVKAADEVISGKLDDHFPLVVWQTGSGTQTNMNANEVISNRAIEMAGGKMGSKKPIHPNDDVNKAQSSNDTFPAAMHIAAVHEIHRRLIPMVTQLRDTLAQKAEAFKNIIKIGRTHLMDAVPLTLGQEFSGYVTQLDHGLKRIEMVLPHLYELALGGTAVGTGLNTHPQFAVKSAAKIAELTGYPFVSAENKFEALAAHDAMVMTSGALKTLACSLMKIANDIRWLASGPRCGLGELTIPENEPGSSIMPGKVNPTQSEAMTMVAAQVIGNDVTISVGGASGNFELNVFKPVIIYNLLQSIRLIADACEMFNEHCAVGIEANEANIKKHLQNSLMLVTALNPHVGYDNAAKIARKAHKENLTLREAAVALGILTGEKFDQAVRPERMIGPE
- a CDS encoding putative DNA binding domain-containing protein, whose amino-acid sequence is MQKDFLTMLLVRIEYAIFEKPPTNNFENNGYLKHQSHFAKSYEKNAMNFMELKARLEQGENLHTELKQWPVHADDLAAAIVALANTDGGQIFVGVDNNGQIVGIDQNERDRISQSIDNVARNNIAPPATIIQETVLDEQGRLVLIVHIPKGDQRPYRTNRGVYFVRTTSGRQQASREELLRLFQATESLYYDESPVFAASVSDVEAQALQDLLELIKSHGFDVESIETERVLRNWHLSCATNSGVRLTLAGVLFLARSPQYFLPTTYISALRIPGTEIANVPLDQKRIQGRLLTMIEDTLRFLYIHLPRPHHIKGLEPEVKPEFPQEVLREILVNAIAHRDYTISAPIRVIVYDDRLEFRSPGQMLNTVTLENLSYGIHVLRNPMIYTMLLRVGLVTDVGSGIPRIIRLTRQATGLEPTFKLEGNEFVVSLPRRSNGNAPQQ
- a CDS encoding ABC transporter permease — protein: MQRILYLLQKEFRQVFRDRMMVAIMFVAPVIQMLLLGSVMTTDVKNVKLLIYDADKSFASRELGRKFMNNPYFDFIGYTESAAAIHEALDKWQAQIGLLIKPHFGRDLERGLRPEVQLVADGLDGNTAGIALGYAQGILTSFAPDVAAIQPVKALLVNETRLWYNLNLESKHYMVPGLIGLLATIVTMFLTSMGLVREKEIGTLEQLMVTPIRRAELIIGKILPFVIIGFVEINVMFGVAFLVFKLKLAGSYFLFLGVSLVYFMTALGLGIFISTLAETQQQAMFISWFFMIFLMLMSGFLTPVANMPEAWQKVTYLNPLRYYVNLLREIFLKATPLEFLWNEILPLAVFGLLIFVASAMKFHKRVN